Genomic segment of Synechococcus sp. A18-25c:
GGGCCGATAGCGCTTCATGGCAGGGCCCATGTCGGCGCTCGCTTCAGAGATCACCAGGGTGGAGGGATCAAGACCGAGGTTGTGCTCGGCATTGGCCACTGCAGAGCGCAGAACCTTGGTGATGGGACCAGTGGAGCGATAGGGCATGAACTCGAGCATGATCAGCGCGTCGCGATAGCTGCAACCGCGGATCTGATCGAGCACCCGCCGCACCTTGGACACGGAACCGCGGATGTAGCGGCCGTGGGCCTGGGCAGTGGTTGCCGTTGGGGATGACGTTGTCATGGTCTCAGCGGCCTCCTTTTTTGTCTTTGATGTGGCCCTTGAAGGTGCGGGTGGGCGCGAATTCGCCCAGTTTGTGACCCACCATCTGCTCGGTCACGAACACGGGCACGTGGGTGCGTCCGTTGTGAACGGCGATGGTGTGGCCGATCATCATCGGCAGGATCGTGGAGGCCCTGGACCACGTTTTGATCACCGACTTGTCGTCGGCTGCATTTTGCTTTTCAACCTTGCGAAGCAGGCTGTCAGCGATGAAAGGGCCTTTTTTAAGTGAACGTCCCATGGCGGATTAGGCGAACGGCAGAACAGTGATGAACATCAGGAGTCGCGTCCGCCTCTGCTCCGCTTGGACGTCTTGCGACGCTTCCGGAGGACGAACTTGTTGCTCGGCTTGTTGCGCTTGCGGGTCTTCAGACCCAAGGCAGGTTTGCCCCAGGGGGTCACCGGGCCAGATCGGCCGATGGGTGCCCGACCCTCACCACCACCATGGGGGTGATCGCAGGGGTTCATCACGCTGCCTCGCACCTGAGGACGGCGGCCGAGCCAACGACGTCGACCCGCTTTGCCCAGGCTGGTGTTGCGGATCTCTGAGTTGCCGACCTCGCCGAGCGTGGCGTAGCACTCACGACGAACGAGGCGTACCTCGGTTGAGGGCAGCTTGAGAGCGACGTAATCACCCTCTTTTGCCATCACCTGAGCGCTGGCGCCTGCCGTTCGCACCATTTGTCCACCGCGTCCGGCATACAGCTCGACGCAATGAACGCTGGAACCGAGAGGCACGGACGAGAGCGGCATTGCATTGCCAACTTCGATCGGTGCTTCAGGACCGGACACTACGGTTTGACCAACGGCCACTCCTGCAGGAGCAAGGATGTAGCGCTTCTCGCCATCGGCGTAGAAGAGCAGGGCCAGACGCGCATTGCGATGCGGGTCGTAGTGAATGGCTGCCACCTTGGCGGGGACGCCGTGCTTGTTGCGCCGGAAATCGACGATGCGGTATTGCCGCTTGTGACCGCCACCACGATGGCGGCAGGTGATCACGCCGCGGTTGTTACGCCCTTTGCGGCGGTGCTTGGCCACCACGAGGGAACGTTCCGGCTTGCGGCCGGTGACTTCACTGAAGTCGGTGACCACCCGGGTGCGGGTTCCGGGGGTGTAGGGGCGGAAGGTACGGATTGCCATGACGTTTCAGACCCCTCAGGACTCAGGGAAGAGTTGGATGGAGTTGCCCTCGGCTAGGCGCACCACGGCCTTCTTCACCTGAGCACGCTTGCCGGCGAAACGGCCGACCCGGCGACTGCGGCGGGGAGGATTCATGGTGCTAACGCCGATGACCTTGACGTCGAACAGCTGTTCGACAGCCGCTTTGATGTCAGGCTTGGCGGCCCGAGGGTCCACCTCGAACGTGTACTGGTTCTGTTCCAGTGCACGGGTGGCTTTTTCTGTGATCAGAGGCCTGCGGATCACATCCGCGAGGCGTGCGGTGAAGCGCTCAGTCATCTCCGTAAACCTCCTGGATGGTTGCAAGTGCCTCTTCGCCAAGCACCAGTGCGTTGGCGTGGAGCAGATCGAAGACGTTGAGCTGATCAGCAGCGATCAGTTTCACCTTCTCAAGGTTGCGCACAGAGCGGCGAACCGCTTCAGACGGTGATGTGAGAACGATCAGCACCTTGGCGTCAGCCGCAATGCCCAGGCGACCCAATGCGTCGAGGACTTCGCGAGTCTTGGGGGCTTCGAGGGACGTGCCGAAATCCTTCACCACGGTGACGTCATCCAGGCGAGCCATCAGCGCTGTGCGCAGGGCCAGACGACGCTCCTTGCGATTCATCGCAAGGTTGTAGCTGCGGGGTTTCGGACCGAACACGATGCCGCCACCGGGACGCAAGGGGGTGCGGATCGAACCCTGACGAGCGCGGCCGGTGCCCTTCTGCTTGTAGGGCTTGCGACCGCCACCGCGCACTTCCGAGCGGGTGAGGGTGCTGGCAGTGCCCTGACGGCTGTGAGCCTGCTGACGCAGAACAGCGCGATGCATCAGGTCGAGGGCGGTGGATTCTTTGGCCACCTTCAGGTCCAGGGAAGCTTTGCCCGCTTCCTTTCCCTGCCAATCACGAACAACACAATTGGCCATCACTTACCTCCTTTGGCGGGCTTGGCACCCACGCGATTGGCGGGACGGATGTTCAGCAGTGAGCCGGGCTTGCCGGGCACAGAGCCTTTGACCACGAGCAGATTGCGATCACTGTCCACTTTGAGGATGGTCAGAGCGCGTGTGGTGGTCTTCTTTCCGCCGTAGCGGCCTGCCATCCGCTTGCCGGGATAGATCCGTCCAGGCGTGGTGCCTGCACCGGTCGAACCAGGTTCGCGGTGGTTCTTTGAACCGTGCGTCATCGGGCCACGGCTGAAACCGTGGCGCTTCTGATAACCAGCGAAGCCTCGGCCCATGGTGTCGCCACTGACGTCAACCTTCTGGCCGGCTTCGAAATCACCAACGGTGATGGCGCCACCCAGCTCGAGACCACTCAGGTCGTCGACGCGGTACTCACGCAAATGACGGAGCACCCCATCACCTGACTTGGCGAGGTGACCCTTAGCGGGCTTGTTGACCAGCTTGTCGCGCGTTTCGCCAAAGCCGATCTGGACGGCCTCATAGCCGTCAGTTTCTGTTGTCTTGAGTTGGGTGATCCGGCAAGGGCCCGCCTCGATCAAGGTGACCGGGACGGCTTTGCCTTGCTCATCGAAGAACTGGGACATACCCAGCTTCTTCCCAAGGATGCCGATGGACATGGGAGGTAATGACGCCAGCGTGGACAACCTTCATTGCTGCGGCTGAACGCTGCAGAAATGACGGCCTGAAGGGCGCTGATCGATTGGACGCAGTCATGACCGAAATCGCAGAACGAAGCCGTTCTGGCGTTTCGGATTGGGGCTAGCGAGCGAATCAGCTGGCTGGGACTTGCCCGATCAGGAGGATCGGTAGTTTCCCGGCAGCGCATCGAACAAGTTCGTTGAGCTGCTCTGGCCTGTGGATCCGGCGCAATCGCCGGACCTGCTCGTCGTACTGGAGGCCCGGCTAGCGGACGGGCACAGATCGACAGAGCAAACAAAAACACTACACCACGGGGTTCCTGATTCCCTAGCCCTCGCTTCTACTGCCAGACTCCCCACCATCTGAATTAAATCCATGCCGTTGTTGCTTTCAGGTCGGGGCTTCCGCCGTGAACTGGAGTCGGCTGGAGTGATGGCGGTTCATGCCCCCCTTGAGGGCGGTGCGGAGACACGACTGCTGCGACGCCTTCGTGCCGCCGGTTATCGCACGCAGATCACCTCCGCTCGAGGCCTTGGTGATCCTGAGGTCTTCCTCCTCCAGAAGCACGGCATCCGACCGCCCCATCTTGGTCATCAGAGCGTTGGCCGAGGTGCCGCCGTCGGGGAAGTTCAAGAGGTGATCCCTCAGCTCGGCGAAGTGTTGCTCGGGGACAAGCCTGTAGTTCTCTGGTTGTTGGAGGGTCAGGTGCTGTCGCGTTCGGAGCTGCTGTCGCTGTGCGATCTCTGTCGCCGTGAGCCTCGTTTAAAGATTGTGGTGGAGATGGGTGGGGCCAGAAGTCTTCGTTGGCAACCTCTGAGTCAGCTTCTCGGGGTCTGACCCTCCTTTTCATTGACAACCAGCGGTACCTGCCTTTCTGGTGATGACGCTCTGGCGCAGGGGCGATGGGTCAAGTTGATTTGCGGCGCCAGCAATCAAGACCTGGCTTCCATTGCCGATCTCTGTGCCCTCTATGCCGTTGCAGGTGTCCACTGTGTAGATGTGGCGGCAGATGTTGCCGTGGTGCGAGCGGCGCGCCTCGGTCTCCAATGGGCTTTGGAGCGCACCGGCCACCGTCCATGGTTGATGGTCAGCGTCAGTGATGGTGCTGATGCCCATTTCCGTAAAGCTGCGTTTGACCCTTCTCTCTGTCCTTTGGATTGCCCGAGGCCCTGCGAGGCGGTGTGTCCTGCGGACGCCATTGATGCGAACACGGGAGTGGTTCGGAATCGTTGCTATGGCTGCGGGCGCTGTCTCCCCGCCTGCCCGCTCGGGCTGATCGGCACCTCGGATCATCGCGTCGGTCTTCAGGACCTTGGGTCCGTGTTGGAGCAGTTGCGTCCGGATGCCTTGGAGATCCACACCGCTCCTGGGCGTTTGGATGACTTTCAACGCACGGTGGATCAAGTCGTCGCTGCTTCGATTCCGTTGCGACGGCTCGCTGTGAGTTGTGGACTCGAGGGGCATGGCTTGAAACCCGACGACTTGATTCGAGAGCTTTGGGGGCGCCATCAGGTTCTGCGACGGTTGGCTTTGAAACCCCTCTGGCAACTGGATGGGCGCCCGATGAGCGGTGATGTCGGCCTCGGTACTGCGAGGGCTGCTCTGCGGCTTTGGCAACAGGTGCGCACCAGCGCGCCGCCAGGGCCTCTTCAGCTTGCGGGAGGAACCAATGCAGCCACACTCGCGTTGTTGGATGGTCTTGGCATTCCGCGCAGCCATGGTCCTGCCGGCATTGCTTTTGGTGGCCGGGCACGTGCACTGGTGCAGCCTCTTCTGCAGGAGGCAGAGGTGCGTCGATGCAGTCTCCGTGACTGGCCTGAGGGATGGTCCAAGGCTCTCAAGCTGGCCCGCAGCCTGGTGGATCCCTGGCTGGCCCGTGGCTTGACACCTCAGCAGCAGCCTGAGTCCTGCTAGAAGGCGGAGGTGATCCGATTTGCCATGGGCCTTCGACCATGAGCACCGAGCGAATTACCGATGACCTGAAGCGCCTGCTGGAGCTGTTGCCAGCCATGGTGCAGGACGCGCTTGAACCTGAGGAGCGGCGCGATCAGCTCCTCGAGGTGGTGCTGGATCTGGGCCGGGTTCCTGAGGCGCGTTATCCCGGACGCTCGATTGAGCTGGGCAGCCGTTGTCTTGAGCGTCAGGATCTGGAGGAGGTGGTGAATCGTGTCGGTCAGTTCGGTGCCGATAACCGTGCTGGCATTGAGAGAACCCTGCATCGCATCAGTGCGATGCGCAATCGCCGTGGTGAGGTGATCGGCCTCACCTGCAGGGTTGGTCGTGCTGTGTTCGGCACGGTTGCCATGGTCCGGGATCTGTTGGACACCGGACGTTCGCTTTTGCTGATGGGTCGCCCGGGGGTAGGCAAGACCACGGCATTACGCGAAATCGCAAGGGTGCTTGCGGATGACCTGCAGAAACGCGTGGTGGTGATCGACACCAGCAATGAGATCGCCGGCGATGGTGATATTCCGCATCCCGCCATCGGCCGCGCACGCCGGATGCAGGTGGCCAGACCCGAGCTTCAACATCAGGTGATGATCGAAGCGGTGGAAAACCACATGCCTGAGGTCATCGTCATTGATGAAATCGGCACGGAACTGGAAGCCCAAGCAGCCCGCACCATCGCTGAGCGCGGCGTGATGTTGGTGGCCACAGCCCATGGCAATGCGCTCGCCAATTTGATCAAGAACCCAACGCTTTGCGATTTGATCGGGGGAATTGAGTCCGTGACGCTTGGTGATGAGGAGGCCCGGCGCCGTCGGACTCAGAAGACTGTGCTTGAGCGAGCCGCAGAGCCGACCTTCCCTCTGGCGGTGGAGATGCACAGTCGTGACCGCTGGGCTGTGCATGAGGACGTGGGACGCACGGTGGATTTGCTGTTGCGTGGCCAGAATCCCAGGCCTCAGCAGCGTGAACTCCTTGAGAACGGCCAAGTGCGCTTGGTGGTGTCTGATCCGTCCGAGCTCCGGCCGCCGCAGCGCCGTCCAGCCCTCGCTGTGGTTCCAATGCCCGACCCCAGGCAAGGTCGCAACAGCACCGGTCGCGCAGGTGAATCGCCTGCAGTTGAAGGTGCCGCTCAGCCAACGGCCCGCGACGCTGTTGCGACTGAGCCCCCAACCAAGATGGCCGCTGACCTGCAGGTGCTCTGCTGTGGGCTCAGTCGACAGCGCCTCGAGGAAGCTGTGCGCTGCCATCGATGGCCCGTGCTGGCGGTGGACGATCTGGCCGATGCAGACGTGCTCCTCAGCGTCCGACAGGGGCTCGGTCGTCAGCCCGCCCTGCGGCGTCAGGCTCGAGAGGCCGGTGTGCCGATCTTGGTGATTAAGTCGGATTCGCTCGCCCAGGTGGAACGGGCTCTGGAGCGTTTGCTCAGTCGTCGGCTCAGCGCCACCTCCGATCAAGATCCTGCATCCGCAGCCGCCTCATCGGATCACGGTGATGCCTTGGCGGCGCTTGAGGAATGCCGTCTGGCGGTTGAGCAGATTGTGATGCCGGAGGGACGACCTGTGGAGTTGCTCCCACGCAGCGAAGCCGTCTTGCAGATGCAGGCAGACCTGGTGTCTCGCTACAGCTTGAGCAGTGATGTTTATGGTCCTTCGGATCAGCGCAGGCTCAGGGTTTTTCCCCCCTGACTCTTCCGTTGTTGGCTACTGCGGATTGACGAAGGTCACTCTGCTGTGGGTAACTATTTGAACCCCGGTTTTGCGCTCCGCAGGGAGCCGCAAATCTGGAATCAATGGGCCGTCGCCAAGTGGTAAGGCAGCGGGTTTTGGTCCCGCCATTCCTAGGTTCGAATCCTAGCGGCCCAGTTTTTTCTTTCTCACGGTGCTCTCTGCCGA
This window contains:
- the rplV gene encoding 50S ribosomal protein L22, with translation MTTSSPTATTAQAHGRYIRGSVSKVRRVLDQIRGCSYRDALIMLEFMPYRSTGPITKVLRSAVANAEHNLGLDPSTLVISEASADMGPAMKRYRPRAQGRAYQIKKQTCHISIAVAAKTDS
- the rpsS gene encoding 30S ribosomal protein S19 encodes the protein MGRSLKKGPFIADSLLRKVEKQNAADDKSVIKTWSRASTILPMMIGHTIAVHNGRTHVPVFVTEQMVGHKLGEFAPTRTFKGHIKDKKGGR
- the rplB gene encoding 50S ribosomal protein L2 translates to MAIRTFRPYTPGTRTRVVTDFSEVTGRKPERSLVVAKHRRKGRNNRGVITCRHRGGGHKRQYRIVDFRRNKHGVPAKVAAIHYDPHRNARLALLFYADGEKRYILAPAGVAVGQTVVSGPEAPIEVGNAMPLSSVPLGSSVHCVELYAGRGGQMVRTAGASAQVMAKEGDYVALKLPSTEVRLVRRECYATLGEVGNSEIRNTSLGKAGRRRWLGRRPQVRGSVMNPCDHPHGGGEGRAPIGRSGPVTPWGKPALGLKTRKRNKPSNKFVLRKRRKTSKRSRGGRDS
- a CDS encoding 50S ribosomal protein L23, with protein sequence MTERFTARLADVIRRPLITEKATRALEQNQYTFEVDPRAAKPDIKAAVEQLFDVKVIGVSTMNPPRRSRRVGRFAGKRAQVKKAVVRLAEGNSIQLFPES
- the rplD gene encoding 50S ribosomal protein L4, which translates into the protein MANCVVRDWQGKEAGKASLDLKVAKESTALDLMHRAVLRQQAHSRQGTASTLTRSEVRGGGRKPYKQKGTGRARQGSIRTPLRPGGGIVFGPKPRSYNLAMNRKERRLALRTALMARLDDVTVVKDFGTSLEAPKTREVLDALGRLGIAADAKVLIVLTSPSEAVRRSVRNLEKVKLIAADQLNVFDLLHANALVLGEEALATIQEVYGDD
- the rplC gene encoding 50S ribosomal protein L3, with the protein product MSIGILGKKLGMSQFFDEQGKAVPVTLIEAGPCRITQLKTTETDGYEAVQIGFGETRDKLVNKPAKGHLAKSGDGVLRHLREYRVDDLSGLELGGAITVGDFEAGQKVDVSGDTMGRGFAGYQKRHGFSRGPMTHGSKNHREPGSTGAGTTPGRIYPGKRMAGRYGGKKTTTRALTILKVDSDRNLLVVKGSVPGKPGSLLNIRPANRVGAKPAKGGK
- a CDS encoding NAD(P)H-quinone oxidoreductase subunit N, whose product is MPLLLSGRGFRRELESAGVMAVHAPLEGGAETRLLRRLRAAGYRTQITSARGLGDPEVFLLQKHGIRPPHLGHQSVGRGAAVGEVQEVIPQLGEVLLGDKPVVLWLLEGQVLSRSELLSLCDLCRREPRLKIVVEMGGARSLRWQPLSQLLGV
- a CDS encoding LdpA C-terminal domain-containing domain, with translation MTTSGTCLSGDDALAQGRWVKLICGASNQDLASIADLCALYAVAGVHCVDVAADVAVVRAARLGLQWALERTGHRPWLMVSVSDGADAHFRKAAFDPSLCPLDCPRPCEAVCPADAIDANTGVVRNRCYGCGRCLPACPLGLIGTSDHRVGLQDLGSVLEQLRPDALEIHTAPGRLDDFQRTVDQVVAASIPLRRLAVSCGLEGHGLKPDDLIRELWGRHQVLRRLALKPLWQLDGRPMSGDVGLGTARAALRLWQQVRTSAPPGPLQLAGGTNAATLALLDGLGIPRSHGPAGIAFGGRARALVQPLLQEAEVRRCSLRDWPEGWSKALKLARSLVDPWLARGLTPQQQPESC
- a CDS encoding AAA family ATPase encodes the protein MSTERITDDLKRLLELLPAMVQDALEPEERRDQLLEVVLDLGRVPEARYPGRSIELGSRCLERQDLEEVVNRVGQFGADNRAGIERTLHRISAMRNRRGEVIGLTCRVGRAVFGTVAMVRDLLDTGRSLLLMGRPGVGKTTALREIARVLADDLQKRVVVIDTSNEIAGDGDIPHPAIGRARRMQVARPELQHQVMIEAVENHMPEVIVIDEIGTELEAQAARTIAERGVMLVATAHGNALANLIKNPTLCDLIGGIESVTLGDEEARRRRTQKTVLERAAEPTFPLAVEMHSRDRWAVHEDVGRTVDLLLRGQNPRPQQRELLENGQVRLVVSDPSELRPPQRRPALAVVPMPDPRQGRNSTGRAGESPAVEGAAQPTARDAVATEPPTKMAADLQVLCCGLSRQRLEEAVRCHRWPVLAVDDLADADVLLSVRQGLGRQPALRRQAREAGVPILVIKSDSLAQVERALERLLSRRLSATSDQDPASAAASSDHGDALAALEECRLAVEQIVMPEGRPVELLPRSEAVLQMQADLVSRYSLSSDVYGPSDQRRLRVFPP